The following are from one region of the Candidatus Polarisedimenticolia bacterium genome:
- a CDS encoding TonB-dependent receptor: MTGLRAQTAGSAETPATPERPAQGSITGTVTTKDSKKPILGAEIEVIGQYRIARSDSSGHFTLGDLPPGKYLLSVRATGYGSYSGQVPVEAGKPASVEVVLDVQFHEEKLTVTASVEARDPLQVYQPTDVMGAKELEQRAAVSLGQTLGNEPGVSQTGLTPAAGRPVIRGFGGDRVLILEDGLRVGDVSSISPDHGVASDPAGAEQIEIVRGPANLLYGSNAIGGVINILGNEVPLHLHEKPTGSLLLLGGSNAGEMSATADIEAAAGPVGFRVGGGHREADEFDFKGGTAGNSQYDTDTAHVGASFVKPGGMFGVAYRSWEADYGIPVDDAGAAVPPGDPGVTIGMKQHSLKARGEVDKEFGPFKAARFEAVSRTYEHTEFEDDGTPGTKFDLDTTELRVDVSQKVHGRWNGSFGLWNLDQDFSAVGAEVLVPKARTKGYAGFVYEELAFDKIRCLAGARFESVKVDQAATGIDKSFDLVSAALGTIVKLNDPLSLSANLTHSSKAPSAEELFADGPHAATFAFEVGDETLGKETSLGLDLSLRMRTKRLGGELTFFKTRFSDFIFISPTGLVNAGSGFPIFQYGAADADFTGFELHGDLNLREHFILEILADSVRAQNTGIDEPLPRITPTRFGGGLRYETDSFFVAAEARGALRQDRVAPFETETGGYTIYNVYGGITLAGKGILHRIGVRLENLSDKLYRNHISPIKDVIPQQGRNLQMTYRLLF, encoded by the coding sequence GTGACAGGCCTGAGGGCGCAGACAGCCGGATCTGCGGAAACGCCCGCGACGCCTGAGCGTCCGGCGCAGGGCAGCATTACCGGCACGGTAACGACCAAGGACAGCAAGAAGCCGATTCTGGGGGCGGAGATCGAGGTTATCGGTCAGTACCGGATCGCGCGGAGCGACTCGTCCGGACACTTTACTCTGGGAGATCTCCCGCCCGGAAAGTATCTGCTCTCGGTCCGGGCCACGGGGTACGGGTCGTATTCGGGCCAGGTCCCGGTCGAGGCGGGCAAGCCGGCGAGCGTCGAGGTCGTGCTCGACGTGCAGTTCCACGAAGAGAAGCTGACGGTGACGGCGAGCGTGGAGGCGCGGGATCCTCTTCAAGTGTACCAGCCGACGGACGTCATGGGAGCCAAGGAGCTGGAGCAGCGCGCCGCCGTGTCGCTCGGCCAGACGCTGGGCAACGAGCCGGGGGTCTCGCAGACCGGTCTCACGCCGGCGGCCGGACGGCCGGTCATCCGCGGGTTCGGCGGCGACCGTGTGCTGATTCTCGAGGACGGGCTGCGCGTCGGCGACGTGTCGTCGATCTCGCCGGACCATGGCGTGGCCTCCGATCCGGCGGGAGCGGAGCAGATCGAGATCGTGCGCGGGCCGGCGAACCTCCTGTACGGGAGCAACGCCATCGGCGGCGTGATCAACATTCTCGGCAATGAAGTGCCGCTGCACCTGCACGAGAAGCCCACCGGCAGCCTCCTCCTGCTCGGAGGTTCGAACGCCGGCGAGATGTCCGCCACGGCGGACATCGAGGCGGCGGCCGGGCCGGTCGGGTTCCGCGTCGGGGGCGGGCACCGTGAGGCGGACGAGTTCGACTTCAAGGGGGGCACGGCGGGGAACTCGCAATACGACACCGACACCGCGCACGTGGGGGCCTCCTTCGTGAAGCCGGGGGGGATGTTCGGCGTGGCCTATCGATCGTGGGAGGCGGACTACGGGATCCCCGTCGACGACGCCGGGGCCGCGGTCCCTCCGGGCGACCCGGGCGTCACGATCGGCATGAAGCAGCACAGCCTCAAGGCGCGCGGCGAGGTGGACAAGGAGTTCGGCCCGTTCAAGGCGGCGCGCTTCGAAGCGGTGAGCCGCACCTACGAGCACACGGAGTTCGAGGACGATGGGACGCCCGGCACGAAGTTCGACCTCGACACCACCGAGCTCCGCGTGGACGTGTCCCAGAAGGTGCACGGGCGCTGGAACGGCTCGTTCGGGCTGTGGAACCTCGACCAGGACTTCTCCGCCGTCGGGGCCGAGGTGCTGGTCCCGAAGGCCAGGACCAAGGGGTACGCGGGCTTCGTGTACGAAGAGCTGGCGTTCGACAAGATTCGGTGCCTTGCGGGGGCCCGATTCGAGAGCGTGAAAGTCGATCAGGCGGCGACGGGAATCGACAAGAGCTTCGATCTGGTCTCCGCGGCCCTGGGGACGATCGTGAAGCTCAACGACCCGCTCAGCCTGTCGGCGAATCTCACGCATAGCTCCAAGGCGCCGAGCGCCGAGGAGCTGTTCGCGGACGGCCCGCACGCCGCGACCTTTGCCTTCGAGGTGGGGGACGAGACGCTCGGCAAGGAGACGAGCCTCGGCCTCGACCTGTCCTTGAGGATGAGAACGAAGCGGCTGGGTGGCGAGCTCACGTTCTTCAAGACGCGCTTCAGCGATTTCATATTCATCAGTCCCACGGGCCTCGTCAACGCCGGATCGGGATTCCCCATTTTCCAGTACGGCGCGGCCGACGCCGATTTCACCGGCTTCGAGCTGCACGGCGATCTCAACCTGCGCGAGCATTTCATCCTCGAGATCCTCGCCGATTCGGTGCGGGCCCAGAACACGGGCATCGACGAGCCGCTGCCGCGCATCACGCCGACCCGCTTCGGGGGCGGCCTGCGCTACGAGACCGACAGTTTCTTCGTGGCGGCGGAGGCGAGGGGCGCGCTGCGCCAGGACAGGGTGGCCCCGTTCGAGACGGAAACGGGCGGGTACACGATCTACAACGTCTACGGAGGGATCACGCTCGCGGGGAAGGGGATCCTGCACCGCATCGGCGTGCGGCTCGAGAACCTGTCCGACAAGCTGTATCGCAACCACATCTCGCCGATCAAGGACGTCATACCCCAGCAGGGGCGGAACCTCCAGATGACATATCGCTTGCTGTTCTAA
- a CDS encoding porin, protein MRHGLHGWVALSILALAMGRPTGAATAPEAGEKKKIEIELRLMFWAVAGGADDLPSGSPAPTPQTEDIQDLFLRRGRVILVAQASPKVDLYAQLGQDNVGSKVLRDDAGFRVKDLYLNYKRADALQFMVGQFKVPFLRQNLQSAFNQLLVDRALLPSLRPAIEGSRDQGGMIWGNHGGLQYRVAVFDGSDQEDSNPTSSLRGAARVSWNWFTPETGAGYTGTTIGEKRILQVAVQADAQNHRLDSKDDSAFTAESRAYRAWAADLFYDQPFAGTWALTFEGAWLERRDDYDGPGADTRSIRGYYTQAGLLLPGHVGPGRLQVVGRYENLDTDRGAVTATVHNRTAGLTYFAAGHGRKIQLDYTERHERPTALDNDEIRLSVVTTF, encoded by the coding sequence GTGCGGCACGGACTTCACGGATGGGTAGCCCTGTCGATCCTGGCCCTGGCGATGGGCCGTCCCACGGGGGCCGCGACGGCCCCCGAGGCGGGGGAGAAGAAAAAGATCGAGATCGAGCTCCGGCTGATGTTCTGGGCCGTCGCCGGCGGGGCCGACGACCTCCCCTCGGGGTCCCCCGCCCCGACGCCGCAGACCGAGGACATCCAGGACCTGTTCCTGAGGCGGGGGAGAGTGATTCTCGTGGCCCAGGCGTCCCCCAAGGTGGACCTCTACGCCCAGCTCGGGCAGGACAATGTCGGCAGCAAGGTCCTGAGGGACGATGCGGGGTTCCGCGTCAAGGATCTGTACCTCAACTACAAGCGCGCCGACGCGCTTCAATTCATGGTGGGCCAGTTCAAGGTCCCGTTCCTGCGCCAGAACCTCCAGTCCGCATTCAATCAGCTCCTGGTCGATCGCGCGCTCCTCCCTTCGCTCCGGCCCGCGATCGAAGGGAGCCGGGACCAGGGAGGGATGATCTGGGGGAACCACGGCGGCCTGCAGTACCGGGTCGCCGTGTTCGACGGATCGGACCAGGAAGACAGCAACCCCACGAGCAGCCTGCGCGGGGCGGCGCGCGTCTCCTGGAACTGGTTCACCCCCGAGACCGGAGCGGGCTACACCGGCACCACCATCGGAGAGAAGCGGATCCTGCAGGTCGCCGTGCAGGCGGACGCCCAGAACCACAGGCTCGACTCGAAGGACGATTCCGCGTTCACCGCCGAGTCCCGCGCCTACCGCGCCTGGGCCGCGGACCTCTTTTACGATCAGCCGTTCGCCGGGACGTGGGCGCTGACGTTCGAGGGGGCCTGGCTCGAGCGCCGCGACGATTATGACGGCCCGGGCGCCGACACCCGGTCGATCCGCGGGTACTACACCCAGGCCGGGCTTCTCCTCCCCGGGCACGTCGGTCCGGGCCGGCTCCAGGTCGTCGGACGCTACGAGAATCTCGACACCGACCGCGGCGCGGTGACGGCCACCGTCCACAACCGCACCGCCGGCCTCACCTATTTCGCCGCCGGGCACGGCCGCAAGATCCAGCTCGACTACACCGAGCGCCACGAGCGGCCGACGGCCCTCGACAACGACGAGATTCGCCTCTCGGTGGTCACCACATTCTGA